In one window of Nocardia brasiliensis DNA:
- a CDS encoding precorrin-8X methylmutase: MSDVRASYLTDGAEIYRRSFAMIRDEADLSGFPPEVAQVVVRMIHGCGQVDLAGDVAFSPGVVTAARAALRAGAPILCDATMVAAGVTRKRLPADNEVICTLADPRVPELAAAMGNTRSAAALELWRDRLDGAVVAIGNAPTALFHLLDLLDAGAPRPAAVLGIPVGFIGAAESKDALAGYGGLEFLTVRGRRGGSAITASALNAIASEQE; encoded by the coding sequence ATGTCCGACGTGCGTGCCAGCTACCTCACCGACGGGGCCGAGATCTATCGGCGCTCGTTCGCGATGATCCGCGACGAGGCCGACCTCAGCGGCTTCCCGCCGGAGGTGGCGCAGGTGGTGGTGCGGATGATCCACGGCTGCGGGCAGGTGGACCTGGCCGGGGACGTGGCGTTCTCGCCGGGCGTGGTGACCGCGGCGCGCGCCGCGTTGCGCGCCGGTGCGCCGATTCTGTGCGACGCGACCATGGTCGCCGCCGGCGTGACCCGCAAGCGCCTGCCCGCCGACAACGAGGTGATCTGCACGCTGGCCGATCCTCGGGTGCCGGAACTCGCTGCCGCCATGGGCAATACGCGGTCGGCGGCCGCTCTCGAGCTGTGGCGCGACCGGCTCGACGGCGCGGTGGTCGCCATCGGGAACGCGCCGACCGCGCTGTTCCACCTGCTCGACCTGCTCGACGCGGGCGCGCCGCGCCCCGCCGCGGTCCTGGGCATCCCGGTCGGCTTCATCGGCGCCGCCGAATCCAAGGACGCTCTGGCCGGCTACGGCGGGCTCGAATTCCTCACCGTGCGCGGCAGGCGCGGCGGCAGCGCGATCACCGCGTCGGCGCTGAACGCGATTGCGAGCGAACAGGAATGA
- a CDS encoding precorrin-2 C(20)-methyltransferase: protein MIEHTAAATPGKLWGVGLGPGDPELVTVKAARVIAAADVIAFHSARHGRSISRGIAAPYMRADQLEEHLVYPVTTETTDHPGGYQGAIEEFYEQAARRLATHLAAGRSVALLAAGDPLFYSSYMHMHRRLADRFEAEIIPGITSVSAASAALGTPLVEGEQVLTVLPGTMPVDELTRRLRDTEAAAIMKLGRTYPGVRRALSEAGRLDDAYYVERASSARQRVLRAADVDDAEVPYFAITVVPGPTPTTALPLVAANPAAAQPDAAGVGTERPHRPDPQRDTAPGLETEEAAAQDVSPQAAATSSAPTAYAGGGDPRRTERHDSVGQVTVVGLGPGAPEWTTSEVLEALSDATDLVGYTTYLNRVPVQDGQRRHASDNRVEAERATMALDLARRGARVVVVSSGDPGVFAMAAAVLEEAADPRWTDVPVRVLPGLTAANAVASRVGAPLGHDYAMISLSDRLKPWEVVAQRLSAVAAADMAIAIYNPASSQRTWQVGAMRELLLAHRAPQTPVVLGRDVGGPTESVRVVTLGELDPAQVDMRTLLIIGASTTVATETDRGVRVYTSRRYVRTGDAASSNA from the coding sequence ATGATCGAGCACACGGCGGCGGCCACGCCCGGCAAGCTGTGGGGTGTCGGGCTCGGTCCCGGCGATCCGGAACTGGTCACGGTGAAGGCCGCGCGGGTGATCGCCGCCGCCGACGTGATCGCGTTCCACAGCGCGCGGCACGGACGCAGCATCTCCCGCGGCATCGCCGCGCCGTACATGCGCGCCGACCAGCTCGAGGAACACCTCGTCTACCCGGTGACCACCGAGACCACCGACCACCCCGGCGGCTATCAGGGCGCGATCGAGGAGTTCTACGAGCAAGCCGCGCGGCGGCTGGCCACCCATCTGGCGGCGGGACGGTCGGTGGCGCTGCTCGCCGCGGGCGATCCGCTGTTCTACAGCTCCTACATGCACATGCACCGGCGGCTGGCCGATCGGTTCGAGGCCGAGATCATTCCGGGCATCACCTCGGTGAGCGCCGCCTCGGCCGCGCTCGGCACGCCGCTGGTCGAGGGCGAGCAGGTGCTGACCGTGCTGCCCGGGACCATGCCGGTCGACGAGCTCACCCGGCGGCTGCGCGATACCGAGGCCGCGGCCATCATGAAGCTGGGCCGCACGTATCCCGGTGTGCGCCGCGCGCTTTCCGAGGCCGGCCGCCTCGACGACGCGTACTACGTGGAACGGGCGAGCAGCGCCAGGCAGCGGGTCCTGCGGGCCGCCGACGTGGACGACGCCGAGGTCCCCTACTTCGCCATCACGGTGGTCCCCGGGCCGACGCCAACCACCGCCCTCCCCCTGGTCGCCGCGAATCCCGCCGCGGCGCAACCGGACGCGGCGGGGGTCGGCACCGAGCGGCCGCACCGGCCCGACCCGCAACGCGACACCGCACCCGGACTCGAAACGGAAGAAGCTGCCGCACAGGATGTCTCGCCGCAGGCAGCCGCCACCAGCAGCGCCCCGACCGCGTACGCCGGAGGCGGCGACCCACGCCGAACAGAACGCCACGACTCGGTCGGGCAGGTCACCGTCGTCGGGCTCGGCCCCGGCGCACCGGAGTGGACGACCAGCGAGGTCCTCGAAGCACTGTCGGACGCAACGGATCTCGTCGGCTACACCACCTACCTGAACCGGGTGCCGGTACAGGACGGACAGCGACGGCACGCCAGCGACAACCGGGTGGAGGCCGAACGCGCCACGATGGCACTGGATCTGGCGCGCCGGGGCGCTCGCGTCGTGGTGGTGTCCTCGGGCGATCCCGGGGTGTTCGCGATGGCGGCGGCCGTGCTGGAGGAGGCGGCCGACCCGCGCTGGACCGACGTGCCGGTGCGCGTGCTGCCCGGGCTCACCGCGGCCAACGCGGTCGCCAGCCGGGTCGGCGCGCCGCTCGGACACGACTACGCCATGATCTCCCTTTCCGACCGGCTCAAGCCGTGGGAGGTTGTCGCGCAACGCCTTTCCGCCGTGGCGGCGGCCGATATGGCGATCGCGATCTACAACCCGGCCTCCTCGCAGCGCACCTGGCAGGTCGGCGCGATGCGCGAGCTGCTGCTCGCCCATCGCGCGCCGCAGACGCCGGTGGTGCTCGGCCGCGATGTCGGCGGACCGACCGAGTCGGTGCGGGTGGTCACGCTGGGCGAACTCGACCCCGCACAGGTCGACATGCGCACGCTGTTGATCATCGGCGCGTCGACCACGGTGGCCACCGAAACCGACCGCGGGGTTCGCGTCTACACCTCGCGACGCTACGTCCGGACAGGCGACGCGGCGTCGTCGAACGCGTAG
- a CDS encoding PadR family transcriptional regulator, with protein sequence MTNTATSRKPLNSTAASLLGFLHEGPMSGWDLVAKAQDRIGDFWTITQSQVYRELATMDAAGLVEKGVPGARERTPYLITDAGREAFLEWIARDPGGENIRFPLLLTLSFGDHLDRARLDRIIAANREIHQGRLSRYLDEDPTDLPPYARATLDFGIGYERAVLDWFDRLPELLDR encoded by the coding sequence TTGACCAACACCGCGACCAGCCGCAAGCCGTTGAACTCCACGGCCGCGTCGCTGCTCGGATTTCTGCACGAGGGCCCGATGTCCGGCTGGGACCTGGTGGCCAAGGCCCAGGACCGCATCGGCGACTTCTGGACCATCACGCAGAGCCAGGTCTATCGCGAGCTCGCCACGATGGACGCGGCGGGCCTGGTGGAGAAGGGCGTGCCGGGGGCGCGCGAGCGCACCCCCTACCTGATCACCGACGCGGGCCGGGAAGCGTTCCTGGAGTGGATCGCCCGCGATCCGGGCGGTGAGAACATCCGCTTTCCGCTGCTGCTCACGCTCTCGTTCGGCGACCACCTCGATCGCGCCCGCCTCGATCGCATCATCGCCGCCAACCGGGAGATCCATCAGGGCAGATTGAGCAGATATCTGGACGAGGATCCCACCGACCTACCGCCGTATGCCCGCGCCACCCTGGATTTCGGGATCGGCTACGAACGCGCCGTGCTCGACTGGTTCGACCGGCTACCCGAACTACTCGACCGCTGA
- a CDS encoding cobalt-precorrin-6A reductase has product MKTLILGGTGEARELARIASGAPGFDIVSSLAGRVRDPVLPVGAVRVGGFGGVAGLSEWLVANGIEAVVDATHPFAGTISANAAVATRALGLPLVHLRRPGWRAGPDDRWIRVPDLTAAAKTVAEQGERVFLTIGRQGVAAFADLRRPWFLIRAIDPPADALPPRHELLLARGPFTLGEEARLLARHRIDLLVTKDSGGAPTAAKLVAARAAGVPVVVIERPPLPEGAVALETVAQVWEWLRARRSAVE; this is encoded by the coding sequence CTGAAGACCCTGATTCTGGGCGGCACCGGGGAAGCCCGGGAACTCGCCCGCATCGCGTCCGGCGCGCCGGGATTCGACATCGTCTCCTCGCTCGCCGGACGTGTTCGCGACCCGGTGCTGCCGGTCGGCGCGGTGCGTGTCGGCGGGTTCGGCGGGGTCGCGGGTTTGTCGGAGTGGCTGGTGGCCAACGGGATCGAGGCCGTGGTCGACGCCACCCATCCGTTCGCGGGGACGATCAGCGCCAACGCCGCCGTCGCGACCCGGGCGCTCGGCCTGCCTCTGGTGCACCTGCGGCGGCCCGGCTGGCGCGCCGGGCCCGATGATCGCTGGATCCGGGTACCCGATCTGACGGCGGCCGCGAAAACCGTTGCCGAGCAAGGCGAACGCGTCTTCTTGACCATCGGCAGGCAGGGCGTCGCCGCGTTCGCCGACCTGCGGCGGCCGTGGTTTCTGATCCGCGCCATCGACCCGCCGGCCGACGCCTTGCCGCCGCGACACGAATTATTGCTGGCGCGTGGGCCTTTCACCCTCGGCGAGGAGGCGCGTCTGCTGGCGCGGCACCGCATCGATCTGCTGGTCACCAAGGACAGCGGCGGCGCGCCGACCGCGGCCAAGCTGGTTGCGGCCAGGGCGGCCGGTGTGCCGGTGGTCGTGATCGAGCGGCCGCCGCTGCCGGAGGGTGCCGTGGCGTTGGAAACCGTTGCGCAGGTTTGGGAGTGGCTGCGCGCGCGGCGCTCAGCGGTCGAGTAG
- the cbiE gene encoding precorrin-6y C5,15-methyltransferase (decarboxylating) subunit CbiE, producing MAWPGPPVTVVGIGADGWAGLGATARAAVLDAAVIFGSARQLSLVPEGDCARIAWPSPLVPALPALFERNAGARICVLASGDPMFYGIGVTLARLLGPAALRVLPQPSSASLACARLGWALAETPVVSVVGRALETVLPELAHGRRVLVLSADQHTPGRLAELLVGNGFGDSELTVLAQLGGPDERIETGIATHWRYPPGDPLNIVAIDCAADPARPRATRVPGLPDELFGGDGQLTKHEVRALTLAALAPAPGELLWDVGGGSGSIAIEWCRTHPACRAVTFERLDSRRQQIADNAAALGVPQVRVGGAAPAALLRESVAPDAIFLGGGLTQDGLFETCWAQLRHGGRLVANAVTAESESLLLNWAATHGGALRKFQIYRARPLGSFTAWRPQLPVTQWSVVKVHNASPRNEVHE from the coding sequence ATGGCCTGGCCGGGACCACCGGTGACCGTCGTCGGGATCGGCGCCGACGGCTGGGCCGGGCTCGGTGCCACGGCACGCGCCGCCGTGCTGGACGCGGCGGTGATCTTCGGTTCGGCGCGGCAGCTTTCGCTTGTGCCGGAAGGCGATTGCGCGCGGATCGCCTGGCCGTCGCCGCTGGTGCCCGCGTTGCCCGCGCTGTTCGAACGCAACGCCGGGGCGCGAATCTGCGTGCTGGCCAGCGGGGATCCGATGTTCTACGGCATCGGGGTGACGCTGGCGCGGCTGCTCGGCCCGGCGGCGTTGCGCGTGCTGCCGCAGCCCTCGTCTGCGTCGCTGGCGTGCGCGCGGCTCGGCTGGGCGCTGGCCGAGACGCCCGTGGTGAGTGTGGTGGGCCGGGCGCTGGAAACGGTGCTCCCGGAACTGGCGCACGGCAGGCGCGTGCTCGTGCTGAGCGCCGACCAGCACACCCCCGGTCGACTGGCGGAACTGTTGGTCGGCAACGGTTTCGGCGATTCGGAACTGACGGTGCTCGCGCAGCTCGGCGGCCCGGACGAGCGGATCGAGACGGGCATCGCGACGCACTGGCGATACCCGCCGGGCGATCCGCTGAACATCGTCGCGATCGACTGTGCGGCCGATCCGGCACGGCCGCGGGCGACGCGCGTGCCCGGCCTGCCCGACGAACTGTTCGGCGGCGACGGCCAACTCACCAAGCACGAGGTGCGCGCGCTGACCCTCGCCGCGCTCGCCCCGGCGCCAGGGGAGCTGCTGTGGGACGTCGGCGGCGGCTCGGGCAGCATCGCGATCGAATGGTGTCGCACGCATCCGGCCTGTCGCGCGGTCACTTTCGAGCGACTGGACTCGCGCAGGCAGCAGATCGCCGACAACGCGGCGGCGCTCGGTGTCCCGCAGGTGCGGGTCGGCGGGGCCGCGCCCGCGGCGCTGCTGCGCGAATCCGTCGCGCCGGACGCGATTTTCCTCGGCGGCGGCCTTACTCAGGACGGCCTGTTCGAGACGTGTTGGGCGCAGCTGCGCCACGGCGGGCGGCTCGTCGCGAACGCGGTGACGGCCGAATCCGAATCGTTGCTGCTGAACTGGGCCGCGACGCACGGCGGTGCGCTGCGCAAGTTCCAGATCTATCGCGCGCGGCCGTTGGGATCGTTCACCGCCTGGCGTCCGCAACTGCCGGTCACGCAATGGTCGGTGGTGAAGGTGCACAATGCGAGCCCGCGAAATGAGGTCCACGAATAA
- a CDS encoding SDR family NAD(P)-dependent oxidoreductase, whose translation MGSRGIADGTVLLLGGRSEIGLEVARRLAPGQTVILAARRSGALSEQVAQVMAAGAEAVHCVEFDADDTAGHPALFEKLAAEYGQIGVAILAFGVLGDQARAEQDPAHALAVVHTDYLAQVSALTTLANMLRAQGDGQLVVFSSVAGIRVRRANYVYGSAKAGLDGFASGLSDALHDTGVHLLLVRTGFVIGRMTEGMTPAPFSSTPSRVADAVVKGLHKRTRLVWYPRILRPVFFAMRLLPQSVWRRMPR comes from the coding sequence ATGGGATCGCGTGGGATTGCGGACGGGACGGTGTTGTTGCTCGGTGGGCGCAGTGAGATCGGACTGGAGGTGGCGCGCCGCCTGGCGCCTGGACAGACCGTGATTCTCGCGGCCCGGCGCAGCGGTGCACTGAGCGAGCAGGTCGCGCAGGTCATGGCCGCCGGTGCGGAGGCAGTGCACTGCGTGGAGTTCGACGCGGACGACACGGCGGGCCACCCCGCGCTTTTCGAGAAGCTGGCGGCCGAGTACGGACAGATCGGGGTCGCGATCCTCGCGTTCGGCGTGCTCGGCGATCAGGCCAGGGCCGAACAAGATCCGGCGCACGCGCTCGCCGTGGTGCACACCGACTACCTCGCCCAGGTCAGCGCGCTCACCACGCTCGCGAATATGCTGCGCGCGCAAGGGGATGGGCAACTCGTGGTGTTCAGTTCGGTGGCGGGCATCCGGGTCCGGCGGGCCAACTACGTGTACGGTTCGGCCAAGGCCGGGCTCGACGGATTCGCCAGCGGTCTCTCGGACGCGTTGCACGACACCGGAGTTCACCTGCTGCTGGTGCGCACCGGCTTCGTGATCGGCCGGATGACCGAGGGCATGACCCCGGCCCCGTTCTCCAGCACGCCGTCCCGGGTGGCCGACGCCGTGGTCAAGGGTCTGCACAAGCGCACCCGGTTGGTCTGGTATCCCCGGATTCTGCGACCCGTCTTCTTCGCCATGCGCCTATTGCCCCAATCGGTCTGGCGCCGGATGCCGCGGTGA
- a CDS encoding pyridoxamine 5'-phosphate oxidase family protein, protein MPTSTIELSPAALEFVVERHLATLTTLRANGTPHVVAVGFTWDPAAGVVRVITDGASAKVRNVRRGGYAAVSQVDGRRWLTLEGPATVLDSPEDVAEAERRYAERYRVPRENPTRVVIAIEVRRALSSSTLLAPDPGQ, encoded by the coding sequence ATGCCGACCTCCACCATCGAGCTGTCCCCCGCCGCGCTCGAGTTCGTCGTCGAACGACACCTCGCGACCCTGACCACCCTGCGCGCCAACGGAACGCCGCACGTGGTCGCGGTGGGCTTCACCTGGGATCCGGCCGCCGGCGTGGTCCGGGTGATCACCGACGGCGCCTCGGCAAAGGTGCGCAACGTCCGGCGCGGCGGGTACGCGGCGGTGAGCCAGGTCGACGGCCGCCGCTGGCTCACGCTCGAGGGCCCGGCGACGGTCCTGGACTCCCCCGAGGACGTCGCCGAGGCCGAGCGCCGCTACGCCGAGCGCTACCGGGTGCCCCGGGAGAACCCCACCCGCGTCGTCATCGCCATCGAGGTCCGGCGCGCGCTCTCCAGCAGCACCCTGCTCGCCCCGGACCCCGGGCAGTAG
- a CDS encoding M24 family metallopeptidase gives MSSHTDSRFAADVYGERLERAVELMRAAHLDALLITPGPDLRYLIGSAADSFERLTCLVIPADGATPSVVIPKMELAALEGSAAAELNLRVLDWVDGVDPYGLVKSALHVGSRVAVAEAMPALHLIPLAQSFTGLPSSATPVLREMRMIKDAAEIDALRRAGAAIDRVHARMGEFLRVGRTEAEVGADISAAILEEGHTAAAFVIVGSGPHGADPHHGVSERRIEAGDVVVIDIGGPVEPGYYSDSTRTYALGEPDPEIAARIAILEQAQAASVAAVRPGVTAASVDAAGRDLLVEAGFGPNFVHRTGHGIGLSVHEEPYIIEGNDLTLRTGMAFSIEPGIYFRGEWGARIEDIVVVTADGCESMNQRPHGLTIL, from the coding sequence ATGAGCTCGCATACGGATTCCAGGTTCGCGGCGGATGTCTACGGTGAACGGTTGGAGCGAGCGGTGGAGCTGATGCGCGCCGCTCATCTGGACGCTTTGTTGATCACCCCGGGTCCGGATCTGCGGTACCTGATCGGCTCGGCGGCCGACTCGTTCGAGCGGTTGACCTGCCTGGTGATCCCGGCCGACGGCGCGACGCCGTCGGTGGTCATCCCGAAGATGGAACTGGCCGCGCTGGAAGGTTCCGCGGCGGCCGAGCTGAATCTGCGGGTGCTCGATTGGGTCGACGGCGTCGACCCGTACGGACTGGTGAAGTCCGCGCTGCACGTCGGTTCCCGGGTCGCGGTCGCCGAGGCTATGCCCGCGCTGCACCTCATCCCGCTGGCCCAGTCGTTCACCGGACTGCCCTCCTCGGCCACCCCGGTGCTGCGCGAGATGCGCATGATCAAGGACGCCGCGGAGATCGACGCGCTGCGCCGCGCGGGGGCCGCGATCGACCGGGTGCACGCGCGGATGGGTGAGTTCCTGCGGGTCGGCCGGACCGAGGCGGAGGTCGGGGCCGATATCTCCGCCGCCATTCTGGAAGAGGGCCACACCGCCGCGGCGTTCGTCATCGTCGGCAGCGGCCCGCACGGCGCCGACCCGCACCACGGCGTCTCGGAGCGCCGGATCGAGGCGGGCGACGTAGTGGTCATCGACATCGGCGGTCCCGTCGAGCCCGGCTACTACTCCGACTCCACCCGTACCTACGCGCTCGGCGAACCCGACCCCGAGATCGCCGCCCGGATCGCGATCCTCGAACAGGCCCAGGCCGCGTCGGTCGCCGCGGTCCGGCCGGGCGTGACCGCCGCGTCGGTCGACGCCGCGGGCCGAGATCTGTTGGTGGAAGCCGGTTTCGGCCCGAACTTCGTGCATCGCACCGGACACGGTATCGGCCTGTCGGTGCACGAGGAGCCCTACATCATCGAGGGCAACGATCTCACCCTGCGGACGGGCATGGCGTTCAGCATCGAGCCCGGCATCTACTTCCGCGGCGAGTGGGGCGCCCGCATCGAGGACATCGTCGTGGTCACCGCGGACGGTTGCGAGTCGATGAACCAGCGCCCGCACGGACTCACCATCCTGTAG
- a CDS encoding TetR/AcrR family transcriptional regulator translates to MATKWGDRENRRRDILVAGRALLTEKGYAALQMRDVAKGAGISPGTVYTYFATKEALYATLYAERLEEFVATVEPRCADTEDLEELFVLIATEYLEMYRVYGRELNIWAVLAGEVELSEQSGGQLITAAARAYDLMRHTVERLDLGDDPGMTVTVLWSVITGLADHFTSVRRHLHPHDWDDTVRFTARTLIAGGGRSGSPGRAGQVTSDE, encoded by the coding sequence ATGGCCACCAAGTGGGGCGATCGGGAGAACCGGCGCCGCGACATCCTCGTCGCCGGGCGCGCGCTGCTGACCGAAAAGGGATATGCGGCATTGCAGATGCGCGACGTCGCCAAGGGGGCCGGGATCAGCCCCGGCACGGTCTACACCTACTTCGCCACCAAAGAGGCGCTGTACGCGACCTTGTACGCCGAGCGGCTCGAGGAATTCGTCGCCACCGTCGAGCCACGCTGCGCGGACACCGAAGACCTCGAGGAGCTGTTCGTCCTCATCGCCACCGAATACCTGGAGATGTATCGGGTGTACGGGCGCGAACTCAACATCTGGGCGGTGCTCGCCGGCGAGGTCGAGCTGAGCGAGCAGTCCGGCGGTCAGCTGATCACCGCGGCGGCGCGCGCCTACGACCTGATGCGGCACACCGTCGAACGGCTCGACCTCGGCGACGACCCCGGCATGACCGTGACGGTCCTGTGGTCGGTCATCACCGGTCTGGCCGATCACTTCACCAGCGTGCGCCGCCATCTGCACCCGCACGACTGGGACGACACCGTGCGATTCACCGCCCGCACGTTGATCGCGGGCGGCGGGCGTTCGGGTTCGCCGGGACGGGCCGGGCAGGTAACGTCGGACGAATGA
- a CDS encoding AMP-binding protein produces MPRDPAATAVLGTATSLLRRTGLRTGACIAVEIPLFHGFGLGVLLLGIALGGKLILRRHFDAEATLAAVSEHRVRMLAVVPVMVQRLLAVPAAVRERHDLSSLAVVLCGAAPLRALLATEFIESFGEVLYNGYGSSEVGIGSLATPRDLRVAPGTVGRPVLGTEVRILDDARRPVAPGVVGQVFVGSALGFAGYTDGRDKDRVDGLIDSGDLGSLDARGRLFLAGRADDMIVSGGENVYPQEAADILAAHPRLRDVAVVGVDDEEFGQRLAAFAVPEPDRAPTAEEIRDYLRHKVSRFQQPREIHLVAELPRNPAGKIDRRALHALPRCPPE; encoded by the coding sequence GTGCCCCGCGACCCCGCGGCGACGGCGGTCCTCGGCACGGCGACGAGTCTGCTGCGGCGCACCGGGTTACGCACCGGCGCGTGCATCGCCGTGGAGATCCCGCTGTTCCACGGGTTCGGTCTCGGGGTACTGCTGCTCGGTATCGCGTTGGGTGGCAAGCTGATCCTGCGTCGTCACTTCGACGCCGAGGCCACCTTGGCGGCGGTGTCCGAGCACCGGGTGCGGATGCTGGCGGTGGTTCCGGTGATGGTGCAGCGCCTGCTCGCGGTGCCCGCTGCGGTGCGCGAGCGCCATGACCTGTCGTCCCTGGCGGTCGTGCTCTGCGGTGCGGCGCCGTTGCGTGCGTTGCTGGCAACCGAATTCATCGAGTCCTTCGGCGAGGTGCTCTACAACGGTTACGGCTCCTCCGAGGTCGGGATCGGTTCACTGGCCACCCCGCGTGACCTGCGCGTCGCGCCGGGCACGGTCGGCAGGCCGGTGCTCGGCACCGAGGTTCGCATCCTCGACGACGCGCGCAGGCCGGTGGCGCCCGGCGTGGTCGGACAGGTGTTCGTGGGCAGCGCACTGGGTTTCGCCGGATACACCGACGGCCGGGACAAGGACCGGGTCGACGGCCTGATCGACAGCGGTGACCTCGGCTCGCTCGACGCGCGGGGACGCCTGTTCCTCGCCGGTCGCGCGGACGACATGATCGTCTCCGGCGGCGAGAACGTCTACCCGCAGGAGGCGGCGGACATCCTCGCCGCCCATCCGCGGCTGCGCGATGTCGCGGTGGTCGGCGTCGACGACGAAGAGTTCGGCCAGCGTCTCGCGGCATTCGCGGTGCCGGAGCCAGACCGTGCGCCCACCGCGGAAGAAATCCGGGATTATCTGCGGCACAAGGTTTCCCGCTTCCAACAGCCACGCGAGATCCATCTCGTCGCCGAACTGCCGCGCAATCCAGCGGGCAAGATCGATCGCCGTGCCCTGCACGCCCTGCCGCGCTGTCCACCCGAATGA
- a CDS encoding SDR family NAD(P)-dependent oxidoreductase has translation MSELRPVARVTRVALDRVVNPSRLSDRRQLRATVAGRTVLVTGASFGLGAATARSMAEAGALVLLVARTGERLDELVAEIAAAGGRARAYAADLSDEAAVAALIKTIVERHGAPHVIVSSAGKSMRRSLHLQYDRFHDFERTIGVNYLGPVRLLLGLLPLMRARGSGHIVNISTIGVRIAPGPRWGAYQASKGAFDIWLRSVAPELAADGVRVSTVYMALIYTRMSAPTPIMRMLPGLYPDEAADIVARAIVRRPRAIQPWWVRPAEVGAAVLPGATALFMRAWARCTRDTDAALGGRA, from the coding sequence ATGAGCGAACTGCGTCCCGTGGCCCGGGTGACGCGGGTGGCCCTCGATCGCGTGGTCAATCCGTCCCGGCTGTCCGACCGGCGGCAACTGCGCGCGACGGTCGCGGGCAGAACGGTGCTGGTCACCGGCGCCTCGTTCGGCCTCGGCGCGGCGACCGCGCGCAGCATGGCCGAGGCGGGCGCGCTGGTCCTGCTGGTGGCGCGCACCGGGGAGCGGCTCGACGAGCTCGTCGCGGAGATCGCGGCGGCCGGTGGCCGAGCCCGCGCGTACGCGGCGGATCTCTCGGATGAGGCGGCCGTCGCGGCATTGATCAAGACGATCGTCGAACGGCACGGCGCACCACACGTGATCGTCAGCAGCGCGGGCAAGTCGATGCGGCGGTCGCTGCACCTGCAATACGACCGGTTCCACGATTTCGAGCGCACCATCGGGGTGAACTACCTCGGTCCGGTGCGGTTGCTGTTGGGTCTGCTGCCGTTGATGCGGGCGCGGGGCAGCGGTCACATCGTCAACATCTCGACCATCGGCGTGCGGATCGCCCCCGGCCCGCGCTGGGGCGCGTATCAGGCGTCCAAGGGCGCCTTCGATATCTGGTTACGCAGTGTCGCACCGGAATTGGCGGCCGACGGGGTGCGGGTGAGCACCGTGTACATGGCGCTGATCTACACCAGGATGAGCGCGCCGACGCCGATCATGCGCATGCTGCCCGGTCTGTATCCCGACGAGGCGGCCGATATCGTGGCCAGGGCGATCGTGCGGCGGCCGCGGGCGATCCAGCCGTGGTGGGTGCGGCCCGCCGAGGTCGGTGCGGCGGTGCTGCCCGGTGCGACGGCGCTGTTCATGCGGGCGTGGGCGCGCTGCACCCGCGACACCGACGCGGCGCTCGGCGGTCGAGCATGA